From the genome of Hydrogenobacter hydrogenophilus:
ATCCTTCTTTTGAGCCTCTCCTTTTCCTTCGGGGGAGGGGAGGAGCTTTACTTGAGATATTGTGCCTCTTGCCACGGTACTGATAGGCTTGGGAAGAGCGCACCTCCCCTTTTCCCTTTTCTTTCCTTTTTTCCATCTGATGAGAAGCTGTATCGCATAATAAAGGAAGGTACCGTAGGCATGCCTGCCTTTGGTGAACTGGGGGAGAAGGAGATAAAGCAGATCGTAGAGTTCATAAAAAAACCTATTGATAAGGAGAAGTTAAAGTGGGACAAAGATAGGATAGTCAAGAGTACTCAGGTACTCCAGTTGAATAAAGTGGAGATAAAAAAATTAAAAGACTATACCCTCGTTGTTGAAAGGGGTAGGGGACTCCTTTGGGTCATGGAGGGGGAAAGGCTTCTGGAGAAGTTTCCCTTTTCTAACATACACGGAGGTATAAAATTTTCAAGGGAAGGAATCGCTTATATACCTTCAAGAGATGGCTGGATAGGAAGGTATGAGGCACAAAGAGGTGAGCTAAAGAAGGTAAGGGTGTGCATATACCTCAGAAATATAGCTCTTTCGCCTGATGAGAAGTATCTTGTAGCAAGCTGTTGGCTACCTTCTGAGCTTATAGTACTTGATAATGAACTAAACTATGTAAAAAACCTTAAGCTTGATGGGACGGTAAGCGCTGTCTACGAGCTGACCTCTCAGAACTCCTTTATTTTCACTTTTAGAGATAGACCTGCGGTAGGTTTCCTTTCCGCAAAGGATCTCAAACTACAGATAAAACCCACAGAAGAGCCTTTGGAAGACTTCGTTATTGATCCCCTTGAGGAGTACCTCATAGGAAGCACGAGGGAAGGGCTTAAGGTCTACTCTCTGATGGATTTAAAGTTGGTTAAAGAGATAAAGGCGGAAGGTATTCCTCATCTTGCCTCCGCATACTTTTGGTATTCCAAGGGTACTTTTTACTTTGCCACACCTCTTTTGAAAAAGCCAGCACTTTCTGTATGGAAAGCCTACGAGTGGGAACCCGTCAAGGACATACCCCTTGAGGGTCAAGGCTTTTTGGCAAGAAGCAACTACCTAACTCCTTATATCTGGGTAGATACCTCCACCGACAGCTTACTACTTCTGGACAAAAGGACCCTTGATGTGCGGAAGATAACTCCCAAGGTAGGAAGTAGGGCTACGCAC
Proteins encoded in this window:
- a CDS encoding cytochrome D1 domain-containing protein — translated: MKRKCMLILLLSLSFSFGGGEELYLRYCASCHGTDRLGKSAPPLFPFLSFFPSDEKLYRIIKEGTVGMPAFGELGEKEIKQIVEFIKKPIDKEKLKWDKDRIVKSTQVLQLNKVEIKKLKDYTLVVERGRGLLWVMEGERLLEKFPFSNIHGGIKFSREGIAYIPSRDGWIGRYEAQRGELKKVRVCIYLRNIALSPDEKYLVASCWLPSELIVLDNELNYVKNLKLDGTVSAVYELTSQNSFIFTFRDRPAVGFLSAKDLKLQIKPTEEPLEDFVIDPLEEYLIGSTREGLKVYSLMDLKLVKEIKAEGIPHLASAYFWYSKGTFYFATPLLKKPALSVWKAYEWEPVKDIPLEGQGFLARSNYLTPYIWVDTSTDSLLLLDKRTLDVRKITPKVGSRATHTEFTGDGRIAYVSLYGREGALVLYDAVKLKRLKDFPAELPAGKYNFINKKREFEGAQLGYQVFMEKCWGCHHPTKPAFGPALSWSARNRDKALLMAQIIDPENTYRLLGYSRNAMPKIDLKGEELKALMKFMEVLKDGWMD